One window from the genome of Bdellovibrionales bacterium encodes:
- the murA gene encoding UDP-N-acetylglucosamine 1-carboxyvinyltransferase yields the protein MDKMLVTGGASLHGTVHTSGAKNAALPILFSTLLAEGEHVFTNVPDLKDIESTAALLESLGCETRRDGSTFRVKVNKLQSIEAHYDLVRKMRASILCLGPILTKYGEAVVSMPGGCAIGTRPIDLHLEGMKALGAEITLKEGYVHAAAKRLQGGTILFETTTVGGTENVMMAATLAKGKTILENAAKEPEIVDLAEYLIKMGAKITGHGTSIITIEGVDQLKPAEHSIMPDRIEAGTLLIAGAITKGEVTVEKCVPAHLEALVLKMREAGFKIEQGKTSLTVMKANSWEAVDITTAPHPLFPTDLQAQFMALMTVANGTSVISETIFENRFMHVQELIRLGADITPKTRVAVVRGKPDGLTAAPVMATDLRASASLVLAGLVAKGDTTVGRIYHLDRGYENLEAKLQSLGAKIKRVE from the coding sequence ATGGATAAGATGTTAGTAACAGGCGGAGCAAGCCTGCATGGAACTGTTCACACAAGTGGTGCAAAGAATGCGGCGTTACCAATCCTCTTCTCGACGCTCTTAGCTGAGGGTGAGCACGTATTCACAAACGTTCCTGATTTGAAAGACATCGAATCTACAGCGGCATTGCTTGAGAGCCTCGGTTGCGAGACTCGTCGTGATGGCAGTACTTTCCGTGTAAAAGTGAATAAGCTTCAATCCATCGAAGCACATTATGATCTCGTTCGTAAAATGAGAGCCAGCATTCTTTGCTTGGGTCCGATCCTCACGAAATACGGTGAGGCGGTTGTATCAATGCCTGGTGGTTGCGCGATCGGAACCCGTCCGATCGATTTGCATTTAGAAGGTATGAAAGCCCTCGGTGCTGAGATCACTTTGAAAGAAGGTTACGTTCACGCAGCCGCGAAGCGCTTGCAAGGTGGAACGATCCTTTTTGAAACCACCACTGTGGGTGGAACTGAAAATGTTATGATGGCGGCAACCCTTGCAAAGGGTAAAACCATTCTTGAAAACGCAGCGAAAGAACCAGAGATCGTTGATTTAGCAGAATACCTCATCAAGATGGGTGCGAAGATCACAGGTCACGGCACGAGCATCATCACGATCGAAGGTGTTGATCAGCTGAAGCCTGCAGAACACTCCATTATGCCAGATCGTATCGAGGCAGGGACATTGTTGATCGCCGGTGCGATTACAAAAGGCGAAGTGACTGTTGAGAAGTGTGTTCCTGCTCACCTTGAGGCGTTGGTTCTCAAAATGCGCGAAGCCGGATTTAAAATTGAACAAGGTAAAACGTCACTTACTGTGATGAAGGCGAACTCTTGGGAAGCTGTGGATATTACGACGGCTCCTCACCCGCTTTTCCCGACGGACTTGCAGGCTCAGTTCATGGCCTTGATGACAGTTGCTAATGGTACGAGCGTTATCAGTGAAACGATTTTTGAAAATCGCTTCATGCACGTTCAAGAATTGATTCGCTTAGGCGCGGATATCACACCGAAAACTCGTGTGGCCGTTGTTCGCGGAAAGCCTGATGGTTTGACGGCAGCTCCGGTGATGGCGACGGACTTGCGTGCGAGTGCTTCGTTGGTGCTTGCTGGCTTGGTCGCTAAGGGCGACACGACCGTCGGTCGTATCTATCACTTGGATCGCGGTTACGAAAATCTTGAGGCGAAACTGCAAAGCTTGGGCGCGAAGATTAAGCGCGTTGAGTAG
- the prmC gene encoding peptide chain release factor N(5)-glutamine methyltransferase: protein MKLKEVLDKTTQFFKEKGIDSPRLDAELLLAHGLKLERMQLYLKFDQPLGDAELAACRELVRRRVQGEPVAYILGSKYFFGYNFIVNSAVLIPRPETEHIVESAIAWAQDKDAIYSIVDLGSGSGAIGLTLLKKLPNAKLVAVDTSEKALEVAKANAEALGVADRVRFAHSDAANVDQVLATVRDFTGAAEIHILVSNPPYIATDDKDVEENVKKFEPEIALFAPENGLKFLLDWSQKYVSFLSDKAIVLMEMGMSQGPAMKTHFEGLGVFNKVDVIKDLASLDRVIRGVKNG from the coding sequence ATGAAGCTAAAAGAAGTTCTGGATAAAACCACCCAATTCTTTAAAGAAAAAGGCATTGATTCTCCTCGTCTCGATGCCGAATTGCTTTTGGCGCATGGCCTGAAGCTTGAGCGCATGCAACTTTACCTCAAATTTGATCAACCTCTGGGGGATGCAGAACTTGCTGCGTGCCGCGAACTTGTTCGTCGTCGCGTTCAGGGCGAGCCTGTCGCTTATATCTTGGGTTCAAAATATTTCTTTGGTTATAACTTTATCGTTAATTCTGCCGTGCTCATTCCACGTCCCGAGACGGAGCACATTGTTGAGTCAGCAATTGCATGGGCTCAAGATAAAGATGCCATCTATAGCATTGTCGATTTGGGCTCCGGCTCTGGAGCAATCGGTCTGACGCTTCTTAAAAAACTTCCGAATGCAAAGCTTGTAGCAGTAGATACTTCTGAGAAGGCTCTTGAAGTCGCGAAAGCCAATGCTGAAGCCTTGGGAGTAGCAGATCGCGTCCGTTTCGCTCATAGCGATGCTGCGAACGTGGACCAGGTTCTGGCCACAGTACGGGACTTTACGGGAGCAGCGGAAATTCACATCTTGGTTTCGAATCCGCCGTATATTGCGACGGACGATAAAGATGTTGAAGAAAACGTGAAAAAATTCGAACCAGAAATCGCTCTCTTCGCCCCTGAAAATGGGTTAAAGTTTCTCCTCGATTGGTCACAAAAATATGTTTCATTTCTCTCAGACAAAGCCATTGTTTTAATGGAAATGGGAATGTCTCAAGGACCAGCGATGAAAACTCACTTCGAGGGGTTAGGTGTTTTCAACAAAGTGGATGTCATCAAAGATCTTGCGAGTCTTGATCGCGTCATCAGAGGGGTAAAAAATGGATAA
- the prfA gene encoding peptide chain release factor 1, with product MFSKLAEVESRYEQVNLQLQRPDIASDQKQYRAYMKELADLEKIVVVYRDYKTKTANLKASKELMTAETDNEMRELIREEIKELEAAIPELEQQLKILLIPKDPNDDKNIILEVRAGAGGDEASLFCDELFRAYVHYASTQGWKVEMMSFSEGNVGGAKEVIATISGTSVFSKLKFESGVHRVQRVPKTEAAGRIHTSTVTVAVIPEVEISDIKVNMNDLQFETMRSQGSGGQSVNRTESAVRVVHIPTGLDVKCQEGKSQSSNRERAIQILYAKLQQIEDEKNRKQASDARLEQIGTGDRSERIRTYNFPQTRITDHRIGLTIHQLDSVMGGAFELLIDPLVANFQAEALKQQTSAG from the coding sequence ATGAAAGAGTTGGCAGATCTTGAAAAGATCGTTGTGGTTTATCGTGACTACAAAACGAAAACTGCAAACTTGAAGGCCAGCAAAGAGTTGATGACGGCTGAGACCGACAACGAAATGCGTGAGCTCATCCGTGAAGAAATCAAAGAACTCGAAGCTGCGATCCCTGAGTTGGAACAGCAACTTAAGATCTTGTTGATTCCCAAAGATCCAAACGACGACAAGAACATCATCCTCGAGGTCCGTGCGGGTGCCGGTGGTGATGAAGCTTCTTTGTTCTGCGATGAGCTTTTCCGCGCTTACGTGCACTATGCTTCTACCCAGGGTTGGAAAGTCGAAATGATGTCCTTCTCTGAAGGTAACGTGGGCGGCGCTAAAGAGGTGATCGCGACGATCTCCGGCACTTCTGTTTTCAGTAAATTGAAATTCGAATCTGGTGTTCACCGCGTTCAACGTGTTCCTAAAACAGAAGCTGCGGGGCGTATTCATACTTCAACTGTAACCGTTGCGGTCATTCCTGAAGTTGAAATCAGTGACATCAAAGTCAACATGAACGACTTGCAGTTCGAGACGATGCGTTCACAAGGTTCTGGTGGTCAGTCGGTCAACAGAACTGAGTCTGCAGTCCGCGTTGTGCATATTCCAACCGGCCTTGATGTGAAGTGCCAAGAGGGTAAGTCACAGTCGTCCAATCGTGAGCGCGCAATTCAGATCCTTTACGCTAAACTTCAGCAAATCGAAGATGAAAAGAACCGTAAGCAAGCTTCCGACGCTCGTCTTGAGCAAATCGGAACCGGAGACCGCTCTGAGCGTATCCGTACTTACAACTTCCCTCAGACTCGCATCACGGACCACCGTATCGGTTTGACGATCCATCAGTTGGATTCAGTCATGGGCGGCGCATTTGAGTTGCTGATTGATCCACTCGTTGCTAACTTCCAAGCAGAGGCATTGAAACAACAGACCTCTGCAGGGTAA